A single Amphiprion ocellaris isolate individual 3 ecotype Okinawa chromosome 15, ASM2253959v1, whole genome shotgun sequence DNA region contains:
- the phactr4a gene encoding phosphatase and actin regulator 4A isoform X2 → MGHSASSETVAQQRAQNNTDDEVDLQRSTTGSEEGNSGGGTPPTKRKGKFSKMGRIFKPWKWRKKKPSEKFAETSIALERKISVRKSRQELIARGVLKDIPENESNDVNHSKAPMKNGHPMPMDVDRVSEAGVRVSRGESDTKVNSLRPPQGDERRNRAPSDASRSNRAPLDVDSHARLSVDVDKRSRLPSDIDKRGGSLPRGPPQEDRYRREERRDGKDDREDRGRKDREDLERRDWRDERERDGGADRREDRDFRERREWRDDRERRDERTDRDNRERRDRDERERRDRDERERRDRDERERRDRDERERRDRDERERRDRDERERRDRDERERRDRDERERRDRDDREKNDPDERERRDRDDRERRDRDERERRERDERERRDDRDRRDDRDRWHERERKDNRDDRKDDREREDRERKDVRAERDDRDRRDDRDRREDRERREDRDKFDDWAKRNERERRDEWEKKEEKERRERPGLQRSGDDSRPAIRPVSEMDLRPPLQKSSSEENKKARPASEADRRTTLPRYSPATEFRDRSESAGVRFAPDPHPTKDSQQEPPPPKQALLPPKFLTGASTESGRSPTPSSSSSSSSSASSSSSSSAAVAIAKPPRTVSLIVDDPPRLSPAAASSADSDTPPPVPPHAKQPPVPPPKPANRNSNPALLASSLNRGSKVRQPCYWTGWRRQSELGLYLSLPVYLRHRAGQTCSELSQPGSGIIVVPAPAKRSPPTPPKRMTPVTKRHTVDPSPPSQVPESPSTDPPAAPVLAPPAVSKGDNSEDRTNAAVPQASTEPLPPSHIPPSPPRVQSLQPPSTTSSVSVPTVQTDPPSPTTEPPSQPPAIPLHILIQRALASPGPAQPNLDGSQRAHSLLFESPPDFLTEAGGNPRRSLPITIEPLRLPEDDDFDMEEEMRKLQPPRPPRQPELEPRSRRGLIGDPRVSVIPEGGGPGDSEEESDSDGPILYRDDDDDEEVPSSGLASRVKRKDTLALKLERQERQEREEREAQGNHDGMSWHNKEQWEAMRNRIGTTLTRRLSQRPTAEELEQRNILQAKNEADRRLERCEIKRRLTRKLSQRPTVAELQARKILRFHEYVECTHAHDYDRRADKPWTKLTPADKAAIRKELNEFKSSEMEVHEDSRIYTRFHRP, encoded by the exons AGAGTAACGACGTGAACCATTCCAAAGCTCCAATGAAAAATGGGCATCCTATGCCAATGGATGTAGACAGGGTGTCGGAAGCAGGGGTGCGAGTGTCTCGAGGGGAGTCTGACACCAAGGTGAATTCCCTCAGGCCACCCCAGGGAGATGAACGTCGAAACAGGGCACCATCTGATGCTTCCCGAAGTAACCGGGCACCTTTGGACGTGGACTCTCATGCACGGCTCTCTGTGGATGTGGACAAACGAAGCCGCCTGCCATCAGATATTGATAAAAGAGGAGGCTCTTTACCTCGAGGACCTCCACAAGAAGATAGGTACcgcagagaagaaagaagagatgGCAAAGAtgacagggaggacagaggaaGGAAGGACAGGGAAGACCTGGAAAGAAGAGACTGGCGAGATGAAAGGGAACGGGATGGGGGAGCTGACcggagagaggacagagactTTAGAGAAAGACGAGAATGGAGAGATGACAGGGAGAGGAGAGATGAAAGGACTGACAGAGACAATAGGGAAAGGAGAGATCGGGATGAGAGGGAACGGAGAGATCGAGATGAGAGGGAAAGGAGGGATCGAGATGAGAGGGAACGGAGAGATCGAGATGAGAGGGAAAGGAGGGATCGAGATGAGAGGGAAAGGAGGGATCGGGATGAGAGAGAACGGAGGGATCGGGATGAGCGGGAAAGGAGGGATCGGGATGAGCGGGAACGGAGGGATCGTGATGATAGAGAAAAGAATGATCCTGACGAGAGAGAGCGCAGAGATCGTGATGACAGAGAACGGAGAGATCGGGATGAGAGGGAAAGAAGGGAGCGTGATGAAAGAGAAAGGAGAGACGACAGGGACAGGAGAGACGATAGAGATCGGTGgcatgagagagagaggaaagacaACAGGGATGACAGAAAagatgacagagagagagaagacaggGAGAGGAAAGATGTTCGAGCAGAAAGAGATGATCGAGATAGGAGAGATGACAGGGACAGAcgagaagacagagagaggagagaggacagagacaAATTTGATGACTGGGCCAAGAGAAATGAAAGAGAGCGACGAGATGAGTgggagaagaaggaagagaaggagaggagagagaggccGGGGCTTCAGCGTTCTGGGGATGATTCACGGCCTGCAATCAGGCCTGTCTCTGAGATGGACTTGCGGCCTCCTCTACAGAAAAGCTCCTCGGAGGAGAACAAGAAGGCTCGACCTGCCTCCGAGGCTGACCGACGGACTACGCTGCCCAGATATAGTCCAGCTACAGAGTTCAGAGATCGTTCTG AGTCTGCTGGTGTCCGCTTCGCCCCTGACCCTCACCCAACAAAAGACTCACAGCAGGAACCTCCCCCACCCAAACAAGCTTTGCTCCCTCCCAAATTCCTCACTGGTGCTTCCACTGAGTCAGGCAGGAGTCCAaccccctcctcttcttcatcctcatcctcttctgcctcctcctcctcctcgtcctctgctgctgtagctATAGCCAAGCCGCCGAGGACAGTCTCCCTAATAGTAGACGATCCTCCTCGGCTCTcccctgctgctgcctcctcagCTGACTCCGACACGCCACCTCCTGTCCCTCCCCATGCCAAGCAGCCACCTGTTCCTCCACCCAAACCCGCTAACCGCAACAGCAACCCTGCACTGCTTG CTTCCTCATTGAACAGGGGCTCTAAGGTCAGGCAGCCTTGTTATTGGACCGGCTGGAGACGCCAGAGTGAGCTCGGCCTCTACCTTTCTCTACCTGTGTATCTGCGCCACAGAGCTGGCCAGACCTGCTCAG AGCTTTCGCAGCCTGGCAGTGGTATCATTGTAGTCCCAGCACCTGCTAAGCGTTCTCCACCAACCCCACCAAAGAGGATGACCCCTGTCACCAAGCGTCATACTGTGGACCCGTCCCCTCCCAGTCAAGTCCCAGAGTCTCCCAGCACTGACCCTCCAGCTGCCCCTGTACTGGCGCCCCCTGCTGTCTCTAAAGGGGATAACAGTGAGGACAGGACAAATGCAGCAGTCCCTCAGGCCTCCACTGAGCCTTTGCCGCCCTCCCACATACCTCCATCTCCTCCCAGGGTTCAGTCGCTGCAGCCGCCCAGCACCACTTCTTCTGTATCTGTGCCCACCGTGCAAACTGATCCCCCCAGCCCAACCACCGAGCCTCCCAGCCAACCGCCCGCCATCCCTCTACACATCCTCATCCAGAGAGCCCTGGCCAGCCCTGGCCCAGCTCAGCCCAACCTAGATGGCTCCCAGAGGGCCCACTCACTACTGTTTGAGTCTCCTCCAGACTTCCTCACAGAGGCGGGGGGAAACCCACGGCGTTCTCTTCCTATCACCATCGAACCTCTCAGACT GCCAGAAGACGATGACTTTGACATGGAGGAAGAGATGAGGAAGCTTCAGCCTCCGAGGCCTCCCCGGCAGCCTGAACTGGAGCCTCGCAGCAGGAGAGGTTTGATAGGAGATCCCAGAGTGAGCGTCATCCCTGAGGGTGGAGGCCCCGGGGACAGCGAAGAGGAGTCCGACTCCGACGGCCCCATCCTGTACAGAGATGACGATGATGACGAAGAAGTCCCTTCAA GTGGGCTGGCGAGCCGTGTGAAGAGGAAGGACACATTGGCCCTGAAGCTGGAGAGACAGGAAAgacaagagagagaagagagggaggCTCAGGGGAACCACGACGGCATGAGCTGGCACAACAAAGAGCAGTGGGAGGCAATGAGGAACAGGATCGGCACCACGCTCACGAG GCGGCTGAGTCAGAGACCGACAGCAGAGGAGCTCGAGCAGAGGAACATTCTTCAAG ccaagaACGAAGCGGACCGACGACTAGAGAGATGCGAGATCAAACGGAGGCTAACCAGAAAG CTATCTCAAAGACCCACAGTGGCTGAACTCCAGGCCAGGAAGATCCTGCGTTTCCATGAGTACGTTGAGTGCACGCACGCCCACGACTACGACCGGCGAGCAGACAAACCGTGGACCAAGCTCACTCCTGCTGACAAG GCTGCCATCCGCAAGGAGTTAAATGAATTCAAGAGTTCAGAGATGGAGGTTCACGAAGACAGCAGGATCTATACCCG GTTCCATCGGCCTTAG
- the phactr4a gene encoding phosphatase and actin regulator 4A isoform X6, protein MGHSASSETVAQQRAQNNTDDEVDLQRSTTGSEEGNSGGGTPPTKRKGKFSKMGRIFKPWKWRKKKPSEKFAETSIALERKISVRKSRQELIARGVLKDIPENESNDVNHSKAPMKNGHPMPMDVDRVSEAGVRVSRGESDTKVNSLRPPQGDERRNRAPSDASRSNRAPLDVDSHARLSVDVDKRSRLPSDIDKRGGSLPRGPPQEDRYRREERRDGKDDREDRGRKDREDLERRDWRDERERDGGADRREDRDFRERREWRDDRERRDERTDRDNRERRDRDERERRDRDERERRDRDERERRDRDERERRDRDERERRDRDERERRDRDERERRDRDERERRDRDDREKNDPDERERRDRDDRERRDRDERERRERDERERRDDRDRRDDRDRWHERERKDNRDDRKDDREREDRERKDVRAERDDRDRRDDRDRREDRERREDRDKFDDWAKRNERERRDEWEKKEEKERRERPGLQRSGDDSRPAIRPVSEMDLRPPLQKSSSEENKKARPASEADRRTTLPRYSPATEFRDRSESAGVRFAPDPHPTKDSQQEPPPPKQALLPPKFLTGASTESGRSPTPSSSSSSSSSASSSSSSSAAVAIAKPPRTVSLIVDDPPRLSPAAASSADSDTPPPVPPHAKQPPVPPPKPANRNSNPALLELSQPGSGIIVVPAPAKRSPPTPPKRMTPVTKRHTVDPSPPSQVPESPSTDPPAAPVLAPPAVSKGDNSEDRTNAAVPQASTEPLPPSHIPPSPPRVQSLQPPSTTSSVSVPTVQTDPPSPTTEPPSQPPAIPLHILIQRALASPGPAQPNLDGSQRAHSLLFESPPDFLTEAGGNPRRSLPITIEPLRLPEDDDFDMEEEMRKLQPPRPPRQPELEPRSRRGLIGDPRVSVIPEGGGPGDSEEESDSDGPILYRDDDDDEEVPSSGLASRVKRKDTLALKLERQERQEREEREAQGNHDGMSWHNKEQWEAMRNRIGTTLTRRLSQRPTAEELEQRNILQAKNEADRRLERCEIKRRLTRKLSQRPTVAELQARKILRFHEYVECTHAHDYDRRADKPWTKLTPADKAAIRKELNEFKSSEMEVHEDSRIYTRFHRP, encoded by the exons AGAGTAACGACGTGAACCATTCCAAAGCTCCAATGAAAAATGGGCATCCTATGCCAATGGATGTAGACAGGGTGTCGGAAGCAGGGGTGCGAGTGTCTCGAGGGGAGTCTGACACCAAGGTGAATTCCCTCAGGCCACCCCAGGGAGATGAACGTCGAAACAGGGCACCATCTGATGCTTCCCGAAGTAACCGGGCACCTTTGGACGTGGACTCTCATGCACGGCTCTCTGTGGATGTGGACAAACGAAGCCGCCTGCCATCAGATATTGATAAAAGAGGAGGCTCTTTACCTCGAGGACCTCCACAAGAAGATAGGTACcgcagagaagaaagaagagatgGCAAAGAtgacagggaggacagaggaaGGAAGGACAGGGAAGACCTGGAAAGAAGAGACTGGCGAGATGAAAGGGAACGGGATGGGGGAGCTGACcggagagaggacagagactTTAGAGAAAGACGAGAATGGAGAGATGACAGGGAGAGGAGAGATGAAAGGACTGACAGAGACAATAGGGAAAGGAGAGATCGGGATGAGAGGGAACGGAGAGATCGAGATGAGAGGGAAAGGAGGGATCGAGATGAGAGGGAACGGAGAGATCGAGATGAGAGGGAAAGGAGGGATCGAGATGAGAGGGAAAGGAGGGATCGGGATGAGAGAGAACGGAGGGATCGGGATGAGCGGGAAAGGAGGGATCGGGATGAGCGGGAACGGAGGGATCGTGATGATAGAGAAAAGAATGATCCTGACGAGAGAGAGCGCAGAGATCGTGATGACAGAGAACGGAGAGATCGGGATGAGAGGGAAAGAAGGGAGCGTGATGAAAGAGAAAGGAGAGACGACAGGGACAGGAGAGACGATAGAGATCGGTGgcatgagagagagaggaaagacaACAGGGATGACAGAAAagatgacagagagagagaagacaggGAGAGGAAAGATGTTCGAGCAGAAAGAGATGATCGAGATAGGAGAGATGACAGGGACAGAcgagaagacagagagaggagagaggacagagacaAATTTGATGACTGGGCCAAGAGAAATGAAAGAGAGCGACGAGATGAGTgggagaagaaggaagagaaggagaggagagagaggccGGGGCTTCAGCGTTCTGGGGATGATTCACGGCCTGCAATCAGGCCTGTCTCTGAGATGGACTTGCGGCCTCCTCTACAGAAAAGCTCCTCGGAGGAGAACAAGAAGGCTCGACCTGCCTCCGAGGCTGACCGACGGACTACGCTGCCCAGATATAGTCCAGCTACAGAGTTCAGAGATCGTTCTG AGTCTGCTGGTGTCCGCTTCGCCCCTGACCCTCACCCAACAAAAGACTCACAGCAGGAACCTCCCCCACCCAAACAAGCTTTGCTCCCTCCCAAATTCCTCACTGGTGCTTCCACTGAGTCAGGCAGGAGTCCAaccccctcctcttcttcatcctcatcctcttctgcctcctcctcctcctcgtcctctgctgctgtagctATAGCCAAGCCGCCGAGGACAGTCTCCCTAATAGTAGACGATCCTCCTCGGCTCTcccctgctgctgcctcctcagCTGACTCCGACACGCCACCTCCTGTCCCTCCCCATGCCAAGCAGCCACCTGTTCCTCCACCCAAACCCGCTAACCGCAACAGCAACCCTGCACTGCTTG AGCTTTCGCAGCCTGGCAGTGGTATCATTGTAGTCCCAGCACCTGCTAAGCGTTCTCCACCAACCCCACCAAAGAGGATGACCCCTGTCACCAAGCGTCATACTGTGGACCCGTCCCCTCCCAGTCAAGTCCCAGAGTCTCCCAGCACTGACCCTCCAGCTGCCCCTGTACTGGCGCCCCCTGCTGTCTCTAAAGGGGATAACAGTGAGGACAGGACAAATGCAGCAGTCCCTCAGGCCTCCACTGAGCCTTTGCCGCCCTCCCACATACCTCCATCTCCTCCCAGGGTTCAGTCGCTGCAGCCGCCCAGCACCACTTCTTCTGTATCTGTGCCCACCGTGCAAACTGATCCCCCCAGCCCAACCACCGAGCCTCCCAGCCAACCGCCCGCCATCCCTCTACACATCCTCATCCAGAGAGCCCTGGCCAGCCCTGGCCCAGCTCAGCCCAACCTAGATGGCTCCCAGAGGGCCCACTCACTACTGTTTGAGTCTCCTCCAGACTTCCTCACAGAGGCGGGGGGAAACCCACGGCGTTCTCTTCCTATCACCATCGAACCTCTCAGACT GCCAGAAGACGATGACTTTGACATGGAGGAAGAGATGAGGAAGCTTCAGCCTCCGAGGCCTCCCCGGCAGCCTGAACTGGAGCCTCGCAGCAGGAGAGGTTTGATAGGAGATCCCAGAGTGAGCGTCATCCCTGAGGGTGGAGGCCCCGGGGACAGCGAAGAGGAGTCCGACTCCGACGGCCCCATCCTGTACAGAGATGACGATGATGACGAAGAAGTCCCTTCAA GTGGGCTGGCGAGCCGTGTGAAGAGGAAGGACACATTGGCCCTGAAGCTGGAGAGACAGGAAAgacaagagagagaagagagggaggCTCAGGGGAACCACGACGGCATGAGCTGGCACAACAAAGAGCAGTGGGAGGCAATGAGGAACAGGATCGGCACCACGCTCACGAG GCGGCTGAGTCAGAGACCGACAGCAGAGGAGCTCGAGCAGAGGAACATTCTTCAAG ccaagaACGAAGCGGACCGACGACTAGAGAGATGCGAGATCAAACGGAGGCTAACCAGAAAG CTATCTCAAAGACCCACAGTGGCTGAACTCCAGGCCAGGAAGATCCTGCGTTTCCATGAGTACGTTGAGTGCACGCACGCCCACGACTACGACCGGCGAGCAGACAAACCGTGGACCAAGCTCACTCCTGCTGACAAG GCTGCCATCCGCAAGGAGTTAAATGAATTCAAGAGTTCAGAGATGGAGGTTCACGAAGACAGCAGGATCTATACCCG GTTCCATCGGCCTTAG
- the phactr4a gene encoding phosphatase and actin regulator 4A isoform X5 has product MGHSASSETVAQQRAQNNTDDEVDLQRSTTGSEEGNSGGGTPPTKRKGKFSKMGRIFKPWKWRKKKPSEKFAETSIALERKISVRKSRQELIARGVLKDIPENESNDVNHSKAPMKNGHPMPMDVDRVSEAGVRVSRGESDTKVNSLRPPQGDERRNRAPSDASRSNRAPLDVDSHARLSVDVDKRSRLPSDIDKRGGSLPRGPPQEDRYRREERRDGKDDREDRGRKDREDLERRDWRDERERDGGADRREDRDFRERREWRDDRERRDERTDRDNRERRDRDERERRDRDERERRDRDERERRDRDERERRDRDERERRDRDERERRDRDERERRDRDERERRDRDDREKNDPDERERRDRDDRERRDRDERERRERDERERRDDRDRRDDRDRWHERERKDNRDDRKDDREREDRERKDVRAERDDRDRRDDRDRREDRERREDRDKFDDWAKRNERERRDEWEKKEEKERRERPGLQRSGDDSRPAIRPVSEMDLRPPLQKSSSEENKKARPASEADRRTTLPRYSPATEFRDRSESAGVRFAPDPHPTKDSQQEPPPPKQALLPPKFLTGASTESGRSPTPSSSSSSSSSASSSSSSSAAVAIAKPPRTVSLIVDDPPRLSPAAASSADSDTPPPVPPHAKQPPVPPPKPANRNSNPALLAELSQPGSGIIVVPAPAKRSPPTPPKRMTPVTKRHTVDPSPPSQVPESPSTDPPAAPVLAPPAVSKGDNSEDRTNAAVPQASTEPLPPSHIPPSPPRVQSLQPPSTTSSVSVPTVQTDPPSPTTEPPSQPPAIPLHILIQRALASPGPAQPNLDGSQRAHSLLFESPPDFLTEAGGNPRRSLPITIEPLRLPEDDDFDMEEEMRKLQPPRPPRQPELEPRSRRGLIGDPRVSVIPEGGGPGDSEEESDSDGPILYRDDDDDEEVPSSGLASRVKRKDTLALKLERQERQEREEREAQGNHDGMSWHNKEQWEAMRNRIGTTLTRRLSQRPTAEELEQRNILQAKNEADRRLERCEIKRRLTRKLSQRPTVAELQARKILRFHEYVECTHAHDYDRRADKPWTKLTPADKAAIRKELNEFKSSEMEVHEDSRIYTRFHRP; this is encoded by the exons AGAGTAACGACGTGAACCATTCCAAAGCTCCAATGAAAAATGGGCATCCTATGCCAATGGATGTAGACAGGGTGTCGGAAGCAGGGGTGCGAGTGTCTCGAGGGGAGTCTGACACCAAGGTGAATTCCCTCAGGCCACCCCAGGGAGATGAACGTCGAAACAGGGCACCATCTGATGCTTCCCGAAGTAACCGGGCACCTTTGGACGTGGACTCTCATGCACGGCTCTCTGTGGATGTGGACAAACGAAGCCGCCTGCCATCAGATATTGATAAAAGAGGAGGCTCTTTACCTCGAGGACCTCCACAAGAAGATAGGTACcgcagagaagaaagaagagatgGCAAAGAtgacagggaggacagaggaaGGAAGGACAGGGAAGACCTGGAAAGAAGAGACTGGCGAGATGAAAGGGAACGGGATGGGGGAGCTGACcggagagaggacagagactTTAGAGAAAGACGAGAATGGAGAGATGACAGGGAGAGGAGAGATGAAAGGACTGACAGAGACAATAGGGAAAGGAGAGATCGGGATGAGAGGGAACGGAGAGATCGAGATGAGAGGGAAAGGAGGGATCGAGATGAGAGGGAACGGAGAGATCGAGATGAGAGGGAAAGGAGGGATCGAGATGAGAGGGAAAGGAGGGATCGGGATGAGAGAGAACGGAGGGATCGGGATGAGCGGGAAAGGAGGGATCGGGATGAGCGGGAACGGAGGGATCGTGATGATAGAGAAAAGAATGATCCTGACGAGAGAGAGCGCAGAGATCGTGATGACAGAGAACGGAGAGATCGGGATGAGAGGGAAAGAAGGGAGCGTGATGAAAGAGAAAGGAGAGACGACAGGGACAGGAGAGACGATAGAGATCGGTGgcatgagagagagaggaaagacaACAGGGATGACAGAAAagatgacagagagagagaagacaggGAGAGGAAAGATGTTCGAGCAGAAAGAGATGATCGAGATAGGAGAGATGACAGGGACAGAcgagaagacagagagaggagagaggacagagacaAATTTGATGACTGGGCCAAGAGAAATGAAAGAGAGCGACGAGATGAGTgggagaagaaggaagagaaggagaggagagagaggccGGGGCTTCAGCGTTCTGGGGATGATTCACGGCCTGCAATCAGGCCTGTCTCTGAGATGGACTTGCGGCCTCCTCTACAGAAAAGCTCCTCGGAGGAGAACAAGAAGGCTCGACCTGCCTCCGAGGCTGACCGACGGACTACGCTGCCCAGATATAGTCCAGCTACAGAGTTCAGAGATCGTTCTG AGTCTGCTGGTGTCCGCTTCGCCCCTGACCCTCACCCAACAAAAGACTCACAGCAGGAACCTCCCCCACCCAAACAAGCTTTGCTCCCTCCCAAATTCCTCACTGGTGCTTCCACTGAGTCAGGCAGGAGTCCAaccccctcctcttcttcatcctcatcctcttctgcctcctcctcctcctcgtcctctgctgctgtagctATAGCCAAGCCGCCGAGGACAGTCTCCCTAATAGTAGACGATCCTCCTCGGCTCTcccctgctgctgcctcctcagCTGACTCCGACACGCCACCTCCTGTCCCTCCCCATGCCAAGCAGCCACCTGTTCCTCCACCCAAACCCGCTAACCGCAACAGCAACCCTGCACTGCTTG CAGAGCTTTCGCAGCCTGGCAGTGGTATCATTGTAGTCCCAGCACCTGCTAAGCGTTCTCCACCAACCCCACCAAAGAGGATGACCCCTGTCACCAAGCGTCATACTGTGGACCCGTCCCCTCCCAGTCAAGTCCCAGAGTCTCCCAGCACTGACCCTCCAGCTGCCCCTGTACTGGCGCCCCCTGCTGTCTCTAAAGGGGATAACAGTGAGGACAGGACAAATGCAGCAGTCCCTCAGGCCTCCACTGAGCCTTTGCCGCCCTCCCACATACCTCCATCTCCTCCCAGGGTTCAGTCGCTGCAGCCGCCCAGCACCACTTCTTCTGTATCTGTGCCCACCGTGCAAACTGATCCCCCCAGCCCAACCACCGAGCCTCCCAGCCAACCGCCCGCCATCCCTCTACACATCCTCATCCAGAGAGCCCTGGCCAGCCCTGGCCCAGCTCAGCCCAACCTAGATGGCTCCCAGAGGGCCCACTCACTACTGTTTGAGTCTCCTCCAGACTTCCTCACAGAGGCGGGGGGAAACCCACGGCGTTCTCTTCCTATCACCATCGAACCTCTCAGACT GCCAGAAGACGATGACTTTGACATGGAGGAAGAGATGAGGAAGCTTCAGCCTCCGAGGCCTCCCCGGCAGCCTGAACTGGAGCCTCGCAGCAGGAGAGGTTTGATAGGAGATCCCAGAGTGAGCGTCATCCCTGAGGGTGGAGGCCCCGGGGACAGCGAAGAGGAGTCCGACTCCGACGGCCCCATCCTGTACAGAGATGACGATGATGACGAAGAAGTCCCTTCAA GTGGGCTGGCGAGCCGTGTGAAGAGGAAGGACACATTGGCCCTGAAGCTGGAGAGACAGGAAAgacaagagagagaagagagggaggCTCAGGGGAACCACGACGGCATGAGCTGGCACAACAAAGAGCAGTGGGAGGCAATGAGGAACAGGATCGGCACCACGCTCACGAG GCGGCTGAGTCAGAGACCGACAGCAGAGGAGCTCGAGCAGAGGAACATTCTTCAAG ccaagaACGAAGCGGACCGACGACTAGAGAGATGCGAGATCAAACGGAGGCTAACCAGAAAG CTATCTCAAAGACCCACAGTGGCTGAACTCCAGGCCAGGAAGATCCTGCGTTTCCATGAGTACGTTGAGTGCACGCACGCCCACGACTACGACCGGCGAGCAGACAAACCGTGGACCAAGCTCACTCCTGCTGACAAG GCTGCCATCCGCAAGGAGTTAAATGAATTCAAGAGTTCAGAGATGGAGGTTCACGAAGACAGCAGGATCTATACCCG GTTCCATCGGCCTTAG